A single window of Martelella sp. NC20 DNA harbors:
- a CDS encoding DeoR/GlpR family DNA-binding transcription regulator, translating into MSQTFRLDDLMQMAREEGRIVAEDAARRLGVTVQTIRRDLLTLAERGKLTRVHGGAVLPSGTANIGYDDRRALNAAEKAAIAEACAAAVPENAAIFMNIGTTMEAVAQRLLGHKNLVVVTNNINVANILVANPGCEIVVAGGQLRRADGGLVGPLANRIVEQFKFDLAVIGCSAIDGDGDLLDFDMMEVGVSQAAIRRARKTVLVADHSKFARTAPARIAGLGDIAAFFTDQPLAAPLAERCREWGTEVVVSGRR; encoded by the coding sequence GTGTCGCAAACGTTCCGCCTTGATGACCTGATGCAGATGGCCCGTGAAGAGGGCCGGATTGTGGCCGAAGACGCCGCCAGACGTCTCGGCGTCACCGTCCAGACCATCCGCCGCGACCTCCTGACGCTCGCCGAAAGGGGCAAGCTCACCCGCGTTCATGGCGGCGCCGTGCTGCCATCTGGAACCGCCAATATCGGCTATGACGACCGGCGGGCGCTGAATGCTGCGGAAAAGGCGGCGATCGCCGAGGCCTGCGCCGCCGCAGTCCCGGAAAACGCGGCGATCTTCATGAATATCGGCACGACGATGGAAGCGGTGGCGCAAAGGCTGCTTGGCCACAAGAACCTCGTCGTCGTCACCAACAACATCAATGTCGCCAATATCCTGGTCGCCAATCCGGGTTGCGAGATCGTGGTGGCCGGGGGGCAGTTGCGCCGCGCCGATGGCGGGCTGGTGGGGCCGCTCGCCAACCGCATCGTCGAGCAGTTCAAGTTCGATCTCGCGGTGATCGGCTGCTCGGCGATCGACGGCGACGGCGACCTGCTGGATTTCGACATGATGGAGGTCGGCGTCAGCCAGGCGGCGATCCGGCGGGCCAGGAAAACGGTGCTGGTCGCCGATCATTCCAAATTCGCCCGCACCGCGCCGGCGCGCATCGCCGGCCTTGGCGATATCGCCGCGTTCTTCACCGACCAGCCGCTCGCCGCTCCCCTTGCCGAGCGCTGCCGGGAATGGGGGACGGAGGTGGTGGTGTCGGGCAGGCGTTAA
- a CDS encoding ABC transporter substrate-binding protein has protein sequence MTTLKGMTWTHPRGFEPLAASAGKWQEKTGIEVKWEKPGLEDLENLTPADIAREYDLIVIDHPHLGQITAENCLVPLDIEGREDEREKLEKGSIGGAFEAFRYKGHQWAFPIDVDAQVMAYRPDRAPGLPGNWDELVALAEDGHVMLPLRPPHNLLTFFTLAANAGTPCRNDAPGKLIAEDDGIAAYERLAELARLVPEDNQAMDPVAVLEALAAPDTRASISPYVAGYAHYARDGFRHHRLGFADIPGLSERGPAGSVLGGTGIAVSAFSENTGAAIDYAYWIASGPVQATLYAEAGGQPGHADGWNSAEVNSAVNGFYRNTADTVAHAYRRPRHNGYIRFQQQASDVLNEALRTDAPAIAVIGRLNKLFEDSF, from the coding sequence ATGACGACCTTGAAGGGCATGACCTGGACCCATCCGCGCGGTTTCGAACCTCTGGCGGCCAGCGCCGGAAAATGGCAGGAGAAAACCGGCATCGAGGTCAAATGGGAAAAGCCCGGCCTGGAGGACCTTGAAAACCTCACGCCGGCCGATATTGCCCGCGAATACGACCTGATCGTCATCGATCATCCGCATCTCGGCCAGATCACCGCCGAAAATTGCCTTGTCCCGCTCGATATCGAGGGGCGGGAGGACGAGCGCGAGAAGCTGGAAAAGGGATCGATCGGCGGCGCCTTCGAGGCGTTCCGCTACAAGGGGCATCAATGGGCATTTCCGATCGATGTCGACGCGCAGGTCATGGCCTATCGCCCGGACCGCGCACCCGGCCTGCCGGGCAACTGGGACGAACTTGTCGCGCTTGCCGAGGACGGCCACGTCATGCTGCCGCTCAGGCCTCCGCACAACCTGCTGACATTCTTCACGCTCGCCGCCAATGCCGGCACGCCCTGCCGCAATGACGCACCCGGAAAGCTGATTGCCGAAGATGATGGTATCGCTGCCTATGAACGGCTGGCGGAGCTTGCGCGTCTGGTTCCCGAGGACAATCAGGCAATGGACCCCGTGGCGGTTCTCGAGGCGCTTGCCGCTCCCGATACCAGGGCCAGCATCTCGCCCTATGTGGCCGGTTACGCGCACTATGCGCGGGATGGATTTCGCCATCATCGGCTCGGCTTTGCCGATATTCCAGGGCTTAGCGAGCGCGGCCCTGCGGGCTCGGTGCTCGGCGGCACGGGGATTGCCGTCTCGGCCTTCAGCGAAAACACCGGGGCTGCGATCGACTATGCCTACTGGATCGCCAGCGGCCCGGTGCAGGCGACGCTTTACGCAGAGGCCGGCGGCCAGCCCGGCCACGCCGATGGCTGGAACAGCGCCGAGGTCAACAGCGCGGTCAACGGGTTCTATCGAAACACCGCCGATACCGTTGCCCACGCCTATAGGCGTCCGCGTCACAACGGCTATATCCGCTTCCAGCAGCAGGCCTCCGACGTGCTGAACGAGGCGCTGCGCACCGATGCGCCCGCCATCGCCGTTATCGGCCGGCTCAACAAGCTGTTCGAGGACAGTTTCTGA
- a CDS encoding amidohydrolase family protein, whose amino-acid sequence MSRKVIRNAHIISIDPEIGVVPRGDILIEGSKIAAIGSDLDAGDAEVIDGEGRIAIPGFVDTHRHTWQALLRATGADWTLAQYFAGVRGVMGDLYTPDDMKIGNHLGAIAALDAGITTLYDWSHNNNTPDHASAAVEGLKAAGMRAVFGYGNSNAEWVPVSDKPTDFADVARVRREYFASDDQLVTMGFAARGNQFATMRVTREDFIKARELGLRISVHMGDGLWGMNKPVVELHGEGLAGPDITYVHCNALHDEDFRVIGDTGGTASISPELELHMGHGFPATLSLLGVGVRPSISIDVVTTVPDDMFSAMRALLSSTRAVVNNQALIDKVIVDPLPLMATDVLEFATLQGAIACGLGDRTGSLTVGKEADIVLVNCMSLNTMPMNNAYGIVVEAAHAGNVETVIVGGTVRKRDFRLVDFDHAGFKTRVEAARDGLFERAGVPADGSWLPRPFEAAADSEF is encoded by the coding sequence ATGTCACGCAAGGTCATCAGGAACGCGCACATCATCTCGATCGATCCCGAAATCGGCGTGGTGCCGCGCGGCGATATTCTGATCGAAGGTTCGAAGATCGCCGCAATCGGCTCCGATCTCGACGCCGGCGACGCCGAGGTGATCGACGGCGAGGGCCGGATCGCCATTCCGGGCTTCGTCGATACCCACCGCCACACCTGGCAGGCGCTTTTGCGCGCGACCGGCGCCGACTGGACGCTGGCGCAGTATTTCGCCGGCGTGCGCGGCGTGATGGGCGATCTCTACACGCCCGACGATATGAAGATCGGCAATCATCTCGGCGCGATCGCCGCACTCGATGCCGGCATCACCACGCTTTACGACTGGTCGCACAACAACAACACGCCGGATCATGCCTCCGCCGCGGTCGAGGGTCTGAAAGCCGCCGGCATGCGCGCGGTGTTCGGCTACGGCAATTCAAACGCCGAATGGGTGCCGGTCAGCGACAAGCCGACCGACTTTGCCGACGTCGCCCGCGTCAGGCGCGAATATTTCGCCTCCGACGACCAGCTCGTCACCATGGGCTTTGCCGCCCGGGGCAACCAGTTCGCCACCATGCGCGTGACCCGCGAGGATTTCATCAAGGCGCGCGAGCTCGGCCTCAGGATCAGCGTCCATATGGGCGACGGGCTCTGGGGCATGAACAAGCCGGTGGTCGAGCTCCATGGCGAGGGCCTTGCCGGACCCGATATCACCTATGTGCACTGCAACGCGCTGCATGACGAGGATTTCCGGGTCATCGGCGATACCGGCGGCACCGCCTCGATCTCGCCCGAGCTCGAACTTCACATGGGCCACGGTTTTCCGGCGACCCTTTCCCTGCTCGGCGTCGGCGTGCGCCCGTCGATCTCGATCGACGTGGTGACCACCGTGCCCGACGACATGTTCTCGGCAATGCGGGCGCTGCTTTCCAGCACGCGGGCGGTGGTCAACAATCAGGCGCTGATCGACAAGGTGATCGTCGACCCGCTGCCGCTGATGGCGACCGACGTGCTTGAATTCGCAACCCTTCAGGGCGCGATCGCCTGCGGGCTTGGCGACAGGACCGGCTCGCTGACCGTCGGCAAGGAAGCCGATATCGTGCTGGTCAACTGCATGTCGCTCAACACCATGCCGATGAACAACGCCTATGGCATCGTGGTCGAGGCCGCCCATGCCGGCAATGTCGAAACCGTGATTGTCGGCGGCACGGTGCGCAAGCGCGATTTCAGGCTGGTCGATTTCGACCATGCTGGCTTCAAGACCCGCGTGGAAGCGGCCCGCGATGGGCTGTTCGAACGCGCCGGCGTTCCCGCCGACGGCTCCTGGCTGCCGCGCCCGTTCGAGGCCGCCGCCGACAGCGAGTTCTAG